Proteins co-encoded in one Polynucleobacter sp. MG-6-Vaara-E2 genomic window:
- a CDS encoding RluA family pseudouridine synthase, with translation MKSDPVSKPSKAKTSTPPAVHLQTIGPEEAGQRLDNYLLRWAKGVPKSHVYRIIRSGEVRVNKKRAEPTTRLIEGDVVRVPPVRIAEPAQMTAVNAAQTKSRAHGYSDKMPILFEDEALLIVDKPSGLAVHGGSGIALGVIETLRITRPELKFLELVHRLDRDTSGVLLLAKKRSALVELHRQIREGQTDKRYYLLAHGEIQQGAQVMQLKYPLHKYLLANGERRVRVDPEGLPSHTALRVTKTMKREDAAITLAEAQLKTGRTHQIRVHLQKLGHAILGDDKYGFEDLDKVIKSKRLYLHAHLAGFTHPRTGEKMRIESPLPSEFAVMMKHFEE, from the coding sequence ATGAAATCCGACCCAGTATCCAAGCCTTCTAAGGCAAAAACGTCCACGCCGCCCGCAGTCCACTTGCAGACCATTGGTCCGGAAGAGGCTGGCCAGCGTTTGGACAATTATTTGCTGCGTTGGGCTAAAGGAGTGCCCAAAAGTCACGTTTATCGAATTATTCGCTCTGGGGAGGTCCGGGTGAATAAAAAGCGGGCCGAACCAACTACTCGCTTAATTGAGGGGGATGTTGTGCGAGTCCCTCCTGTCCGTATTGCCGAACCTGCTCAAATGACAGCAGTCAATGCTGCTCAGACTAAATCTAGAGCGCATGGTTATTCCGACAAGATGCCGATCTTATTTGAGGATGAGGCACTCTTAATAGTCGATAAGCCTTCGGGCTTGGCTGTGCATGGTGGATCTGGAATTGCCTTAGGTGTTATCGAGACATTGCGCATCACCCGGCCGGAGTTGAAATTTTTAGAATTAGTCCATCGTCTAGATCGCGACACTTCCGGAGTACTGCTCTTGGCGAAGAAGCGGAGCGCCCTTGTTGAATTGCATCGCCAGATCCGTGAAGGTCAAACCGATAAACGTTATTACTTGCTAGCGCACGGTGAAATCCAACAGGGTGCACAAGTCATGCAACTGAAATACCCGCTACATAAATATTTATTGGCTAATGGTGAGCGCCGCGTTCGTGTTGATCCAGAAGGCTTGCCAAGTCATACTGCTTTACGAGTGACCAAAACTATGAAGCGTGAGGATGCTGCCATTACTCTAGCTGAAGCTCAGCTCAAGACTGGGCGCACCCATCAGATCCGCGTGCACCTACAAAAGTTGGGGCATGCTATTTTGGGTGACGATAAATATGGTTTTGAGGATCTAGATAAAGTCATTAAATCGAAGAGGCTCTATTTACACGCTCATTTAGCGGGCTTTACCCATCCGCGTACAGGAGAAAAAATGCGGATCGAATCCCCATTGCCATCAGAGTTTGCTGTCATGATGAAACATTTTGAAGAGTAA
- a CDS encoding HAD-IA family hydrolase, translating to MPQEQKSDRRYDLIVWDWDGTIMDSTPTIVHCIQQACRDLGFKEPDDALASSVIGLGIQDSLRRAVPWIEPVNFPKLTDRFRYHYLAKDHELDLFVGIRELLEKLRADKYLLGVATGKSRVGLDRSLKHHQIGHLFHETRTADESFSKPHPGMLLELSDVTQVPTRRMLMIGDTTHDLDMASNAGVDAVAVTYGAHPPDTLKTSKSLAHVDDVPQLAQWLKENL from the coding sequence ATGCCGCAAGAACAAAAGTCCGATCGTCGTTACGACCTCATTGTGTGGGATTGGGATGGAACTATTATGGACTCCACACCTACGATTGTGCATTGCATTCAGCAAGCGTGTCGTGATCTTGGATTCAAGGAGCCAGATGACGCACTGGCAAGCTCAGTTATTGGCTTGGGTATTCAGGATTCTTTGCGCAGAGCAGTGCCTTGGATTGAGCCAGTTAATTTTCCCAAGCTGACGGATCGTTTTCGCTATCACTATTTAGCTAAAGATCACGAGCTCGATTTATTTGTTGGGATACGTGAACTGCTTGAGAAACTTCGCGCAGATAAATATCTCTTAGGTGTTGCTACTGGCAAATCACGTGTTGGCTTAGACCGCTCCCTCAAGCATCACCAAATTGGCCATCTTTTTCATGAAACGAGAACAGCGGATGAATCTTTCTCAAAGCCACATCCCGGCATGCTCTTAGAGTTGTCTGATGTGACTCAGGTGCCGACGCGTCGAATGTTGATGATCGGTGATACAACGCATGATTTAGATATGGCATCCAATGCAGGGGTGGATGCGGTGGCCGTAACTTATGGCGCCCACCCGCCAGACACCCTAAAAACATCGAAATCGTTGGCGCATGTAGATGATGTACCGCAGCTAGCGCAATGGCTCAAAGAAAATTTATAA
- the sppA gene encoding signal peptide peptidase SppA, translating to MESNPNPNWERQALEHLLLENLKETRKARRWKAVLRVLTLLVIVAVVLSVFDFHLPGRGMNTEKHTAMVTLDGEISSSSPANAMDINSSLVSAFENEHSVGVVLRINSPGGSPVQAGMINDEIHRLRKLYPKKPFYVVVEDICASGGYYVAVAGDQILVDKASLVGSIGVIMEGFGFTGLMDKLGVTRRMITAGSNKGMLDPFSKEEPKQVEMVKKMIDEIHQQFIQVVKEGRGDRLKDTPDLFSGRIWNGEQAVKLGLVDGYGTVDSVARDIFKAPDVLDYTMKENFAERVAKRFGAEAGAAAGKALVKTPDLK from the coding sequence ATGGAAAGTAATCCAAACCCAAACTGGGAACGTCAGGCACTTGAGCATTTGCTCTTGGAGAATTTAAAAGAGACACGCAAAGCGCGTCGTTGGAAAGCAGTCTTGCGTGTTCTCACTTTGCTAGTCATCGTTGCTGTGGTTTTATCAGTGTTTGATTTTCATCTACCCGGGCGCGGCATGAATACTGAAAAGCATACCGCTATGGTTACCTTAGACGGAGAAATCTCTTCAAGCTCACCAGCAAATGCGATGGATATTAATTCTTCGCTAGTGTCTGCTTTTGAGAATGAACATAGTGTTGGCGTAGTGCTGCGCATCAATAGCCCTGGTGGTTCGCCAGTTCAGGCAGGAATGATTAATGATGAAATTCATCGTTTGCGCAAACTCTATCCAAAGAAACCTTTTTATGTAGTGGTAGAGGATATTTGCGCCTCTGGTGGTTACTACGTTGCGGTGGCGGGTGATCAAATCCTGGTGGATAAGGCGAGCTTGGTTGGTTCTATCGGCGTCATCATGGAAGGCTTTGGCTTTACGGGTTTGATGGATAAATTAGGCGTAACGCGTCGCATGATTACTGCTGGCTCAAATAAAGGGATGCTCGATCCCTTTAGCAAGGAAGAGCCTAAGCAAGTAGAGATGGTCAAGAAGATGATCGATGAAATTCATCAACAATTTATTCAGGTAGTGAAAGAGGGACGTGGCGATCGCTTAAAAGACACTCCAGATTTATTCTCTGGCCGCATTTGGAATGGCGAGCAGGCTGTGAAGCTTGGTTTGGTCGATGGTTATGGCACGGTTGATTCAGTGGCACGCGATATCTTTAAGGCACCAGATGTCCTTGACTACACCATGAAAGAAAACTTTGCGGAGCGCGTTGCTAAGCGCTTTGGTGCAGAAGCAGGCGCTGCCGCTGGTAAGGCTTTAGTCAAAACACCAGATCTCAAGTAA
- a CDS encoding SAM-dependent methyltransferase, translating into MAKLGTLYLVPNTLGDDARTEQLPWVLPNETIACTAKLKYWIVEDAKTARAFLKAVDSVSPLACTIQEMQMSEWRGAARNAKYGDSVKPADLLKPLLAGNDMGLMSEAGVPGVADPGAELVLAAHKLGAQVKPLVGPSSILLGLMASGLNGQRFAFQGYIPHDNHERSAKLKQLEIESRKLQQTQIWIETPYRNTAMLMACIHSLAPQTLLCLGMDLSLKSEMITTLSIADWRKRYPNEAACASLQNRPTIFLLLA; encoded by the coding sequence ATGGCAAAGCTTGGCACACTCTACTTAGTTCCCAATACGCTGGGTGATGATGCTCGCACCGAGCAATTACCTTGGGTATTACCAAATGAAACGATTGCTTGTACTGCCAAACTAAAATATTGGATTGTGGAAGATGCTAAAACAGCGCGCGCATTTTTAAAAGCAGTAGATAGCGTTTCTCCACTAGCTTGCACCATTCAAGAGATGCAAATGAGTGAATGGCGTGGTGCTGCGCGTAATGCAAAGTATGGTGATTCAGTAAAGCCTGCTGATTTGTTAAAACCTCTACTTGCCGGCAATGACATGGGTCTCATGTCTGAAGCAGGTGTGCCAGGTGTTGCCGATCCGGGCGCTGAACTCGTGCTCGCAGCCCACAAACTTGGCGCTCAAGTCAAGCCTTTGGTTGGCCCTAGTTCGATTTTGCTAGGCCTGATGGCTAGTGGCCTGAATGGGCAGCGCTTCGCATTTCAGGGCTATATCCCACACGACAATCATGAGCGTAGCGCCAAGCTCAAACAATTAGAGATTGAGTCTCGAAAGTTACAACAAACTCAGATTTGGATTGAAACTCCTTATCGCAATACCGCGATGTTGATGGCATGTATCCACTCATTAGCACCACAGACATTACTTTGCCTTGGTATGGATCTCAGTCTCAAATCTGAAATGATCACTACGCTATCGATCGCGGATTGGCGCAAGCGCTACCCTAATGAAGCAGCATGCGCCTCATTACAAAATAGGCCAACAATATTTCTATTATTGGCCTAA
- a CDS encoding Maf family nucleotide pyrophosphatase, which translates to MSISTNPPLILASTSVYRRELLGRLRIPFEVISPKVDETPLTGESTLDLALRLAHAKAAAVAKQHPDAWVIGSDQVADLCGAAIGKPGNFERAMAQLQLMRGQTVIFQTALCLMKGDTQTTLCIPTEVTFRKLSDDALESYLLAEEPYDCAGSAKSEGLGISLLEAIKSDDPTALIGLPLIALTGLLRDAGFVIPAKK; encoded by the coding sequence ATGAGTATTTCTACAAACCCACCTCTTATCTTGGCGTCTACCTCTGTATATCGCCGTGAACTTTTAGGGCGCCTACGCATTCCGTTTGAGGTCATTTCTCCAAAGGTGGATGAAACACCTCTGACTGGCGAAAGCACACTCGACTTAGCGCTACGACTTGCACATGCAAAAGCGGCGGCAGTTGCCAAACAACATCCTGATGCATGGGTCATTGGCTCTGATCAAGTTGCCGATCTTTGTGGTGCGGCAATTGGTAAGCCTGGAAACTTTGAAAGGGCGATGGCACAACTCCAACTCATGCGTGGTCAAACAGTCATCTTTCAGACAGCATTGTGCTTAATGAAAGGTGATACCCAAACTACCTTGTGCATTCCAACTGAAGTCACCTTTCGCAAACTTTCTGATGATGCTTTAGAAAGTTACTTGCTCGCCGAGGAACCTTATGACTGCGCAGGCAGCGCCAAGTCAGAAGGTCTAGGCATCAGCCTGCTAGAAGCCATCAAGAGCGATGACCCTACCGCCCTCATCGGCTTGCCACTCATTGCCTTAACGGGGTTATTGCGTGATGCTGGCTTTGTCATTCCAGCAAAGAAATAA
- a CDS encoding YceD family protein: MNRNQVLPQVQLSADPSALKRVDFCAPQSFKGAGFLSILELPRLAEEASTVVPGDGFNWNVETHFEGSPGSDPLQILELGLKGRLHLVCQRCLQDCSVDLAEQRRFILVSTEAEADDYPLEDEEQEPLVVSQQFNLLETIEDEVLLSIPLIPKHPEGFCEPHASVFGDDEGEAAADERENPFNILKNMKKN; the protein is encoded by the coding sequence ATGAATCGTAATCAAGTTTTACCTCAAGTCCAGTTATCTGCAGATCCAAGTGCTTTGAAGCGGGTGGATTTCTGCGCCCCACAATCTTTTAAAGGTGCTGGTTTTTTAAGCATCTTAGAGTTGCCAAGGCTAGCTGAGGAGGCATCCACTGTGGTTCCGGGGGATGGCTTTAACTGGAATGTCGAGACGCATTTTGAGGGCTCGCCTGGTAGCGACCCCCTGCAAATATTGGAATTGGGTCTAAAAGGGCGCCTACACCTGGTTTGTCAGCGCTGTTTACAGGATTGCAGTGTCGATTTAGCTGAACAACGTCGTTTTATCCTGGTCTCCACTGAGGCTGAAGCTGATGATTATCCCTTGGAGGATGAGGAGCAGGAACCTTTGGTGGTAAGTCAGCAATTTAACCTCTTAGAAACCATTGAGGATGAGGTTTTGCTCTCTATCCCCTTGATTCCAAAGCATCCAGAAGGTTTTTGTGAGCCCCATGCCTCAGTTTTTGGGGATGATGAGGGCGAAGCAGCTGCAGATGAGCGGGAAAATCCCTTTAACATACTGAAAAATATGAAGAAAAATTGA
- the rpmF gene encoding 50S ribosomal protein L32, translating into MAVQQNKKSPSKRGMHRAHDFLTAPATAVEATTGEAHLRHHISPNGYYRGRKVVKTKND; encoded by the coding sequence ATGGCTGTTCAACAAAATAAAAAATCACCTTCCAAACGTGGCATGCACCGTGCGCACGACTTTTTGACCGCACCTGCTACGGCTGTTGAAGCCACAACTGGTGAGGCTCATTTGCGCCACCACATTTCACCAAACGGCTACTATCGTGGTCGTAAAGTTGTTAAAACTAAAAACGACTAA
- the plsX gene encoding phosphate acyltransferase PlsX, whose translation MSVTLAIDAMGGDHGVVVTVPAACDFLEKHSDVKITLVGDPDLIKQALSKSPKAPMERIHIISASEVVLMDDPIEVALRRKKDSSMRVAIEQVKEGVADAVISSGNTGALMAISRYILKTLEGVDRPAIATAIPNELGRGTTMLDLGANADCEPMHLVQFAQMANVMVQVVDGKQNPSIGLLNIGEEVIKGNEVVKQTSELLRQTNLNFYGNVEGNDIFKGTTDIVVCDGFVGNVVLKASEGLAKMMSGMIRDEFNRSLLTKLMAIGAMVPLLRVRKRVDHRRYNGAVLLGLRGCVIKSHGSADRFAFGFALDRAYEAAKNRMVERIAAAFVAETKV comes from the coding sequence ATGAGCGTTACTCTTGCTATTGATGCCATGGGCGGAGATCATGGAGTCGTCGTGACGGTTCCTGCTGCCTGCGATTTTTTAGAAAAACACAGTGATGTCAAGATTACCCTAGTGGGTGATCCGGATTTGATCAAGCAAGCCTTGAGCAAATCTCCCAAAGCGCCAATGGAGCGCATTCATATTATTTCTGCGAGTGAAGTTGTTTTGATGGATGACCCCATTGAAGTTGCTTTGCGTCGTAAAAAAGATTCGTCGATGCGGGTTGCTATCGAGCAAGTCAAAGAAGGTGTGGCGGATGCAGTGATCTCCTCTGGTAACACTGGCGCGTTGATGGCTATCTCTCGTTATATTCTCAAAACCCTCGAAGGTGTTGATCGTCCAGCTATTGCTACCGCCATCCCGAATGAATTAGGGCGCGGTACGACAATGTTGGATTTGGGGGCAAACGCTGACTGTGAGCCGATGCACTTAGTTCAGTTTGCGCAGATGGCTAACGTCATGGTTCAGGTCGTTGATGGCAAACAAAATCCTTCTATTGGTCTTCTTAACATTGGTGAAGAAGTGATCAAGGGAAATGAAGTTGTCAAGCAAACTAGTGAGTTGTTACGACAGACCAATTTGAATTTTTACGGCAACGTAGAAGGTAATGATATTTTTAAGGGCACAACTGATATCGTTGTATGTGATGGATTTGTAGGTAATGTAGTACTCAAAGCTAGTGAAGGTTTAGCAAAAATGATGAGCGGCATGATTCGTGATGAATTCAATCGCTCTTTGCTGACGAAATTGATGGCAATTGGCGCTATGGTGCCGCTGCTGCGTGTTCGCAAGCGTGTTGATCATCGTCGCTACAACGGTGCTGTATTGTTAGGTCTACGCGGTTGTGTCATTAAGAGTCATGGATCTGCGGATCGCTTTGCATTTGGCTTTGCTCTGGATCGTGCCTATGAGGCTGCCAAAAATCGGATGGTCGAGCGCATTGCCGCAGCCTTTGTAGCGGAGACAAAAGTATGA
- a CDS encoding beta-ketoacyl-ACP synthase III, protein MSIFARVAGTGSYLPKQRLTNQDLVELLAKSGLETSDEWITTRSGISARHFAAENELTSDLAVKAAQAALTSAGITSEDLDLIILATSTPDHLGGFPSTACVVQDKLGAHTDCAAFDVQAVCAGFMYAMATADAFIRSGSYKKVLVIGAETFSRILDFQDRGTCVLFGDGAGAVVLEASNEPGILSTALHADGSQRDILCVPGRSGNGSVHGSPFMTMDGQAVFKLAVKVLEQVAHEVLEKGNLKPEQIDWLVPHQANIRIMEGTAKKMGMSMDKVIVTVHEHGNTSAASIPLALDTGVRSGQIQRGQHLLLEGVGGGFAWGAVALKY, encoded by the coding sequence ATGAGTATTTTTGCAAGAGTTGCTGGTACTGGAAGCTATCTTCCCAAACAGCGCTTAACCAATCAAGATTTAGTTGAACTTTTGGCGAAGTCTGGTTTGGAAACCAGCGATGAGTGGATTACTACTCGTAGTGGTATTTCGGCGCGTCACTTTGCTGCCGAGAATGAGCTTACTAGCGATCTTGCTGTTAAAGCAGCCCAAGCAGCACTGACTAGTGCGGGTATTACTTCAGAAGATTTGGATCTCATCATTTTGGCAACCTCTACCCCAGATCATTTGGGTGGATTTCCAAGTACAGCTTGTGTAGTGCAAGACAAATTGGGTGCGCATACCGATTGCGCTGCGTTTGATGTGCAGGCTGTTTGTGCTGGTTTTATGTATGCCATGGCAACTGCAGATGCTTTTATTCGCTCAGGCTCTTACAAAAAAGTCCTGGTGATTGGCGCCGAAACCTTTTCGCGTATTTTGGATTTCCAAGATCGCGGTACTTGTGTTTTGTTTGGTGATGGCGCAGGCGCAGTGGTATTGGAAGCTTCAAATGAGCCCGGCATTCTGTCAACCGCTTTACATGCTGATGGTAGCCAACGCGATATTTTGTGTGTGCCTGGACGTTCTGGCAATGGCTCAGTCCATGGCTCTCCATTTATGACGATGGATGGTCAAGCAGTATTTAAATTGGCAGTCAAAGTATTAGAACAAGTGGCGCATGAGGTTTTGGAAAAAGGTAATCTCAAGCCAGAGCAAATTGATTGGTTGGTGCCTCACCAAGCAAACATTCGCATCATGGAAGGCACAGCTAAAAAGATGGGCATGTCCATGGATAAGGTAATTGTTACCGTGCATGAGCATGGTAATACCTCTGCAGCATCCATTCCATTGGCTTTAGATACTGGTGTGCGATCTGGCCAAATTCAGCGCGGTCAACATCTCCTATTGGAGGGTGTGGGCGGTGGATTTGCTTGGGGCGCAGTTGCTCTAAAGTATTGA
- the fabD gene encoding ACP S-malonyltransferase — translation MTFAFVFPGQGSQSVGMLNSISERPEVRATLQEASEALGEDVAKLIAEGPAEALSLTTNTQPVMLTAAVAFYRAWLAVGGHAPKVMAGHSLGEYSALVAAGVISFKDAVPLVRFRAEAMQTAVPVGTGGMAAILGLDDATVIKVCAEASAASGGVVEAVNFNAPGQVVIAGASDAVTKACELLKAAGAKRALPLPVSAPFHSSLLQPASEKLKDYLANIEFKTPTIAVINNVDVEILDDPASIKDALVRQAAKPVRWQETIQAMAAQGITQVVECGPGKVLAGLTKRINDQVTGVPVFDEASLNEVLASLQ, via the coding sequence ATGACTTTTGCATTCGTATTCCCTGGACAAGGTTCTCAATCGGTTGGCATGCTCAATTCCATTTCTGAGCGTCCTGAAGTGCGTGCAACATTACAAGAGGCTTCCGAAGCTTTGGGTGAAGATGTTGCAAAGCTGATTGCAGAAGGTCCTGCAGAAGCGCTGTCATTAACTACGAACACTCAACCAGTGATGTTGACCGCCGCGGTGGCTTTCTACCGCGCTTGGTTAGCTGTCGGTGGTCATGCCCCTAAGGTAATGGCAGGTCATAGTCTTGGTGAGTATTCTGCTTTGGTTGCTGCTGGCGTGATCTCATTTAAGGATGCAGTGCCTTTGGTGCGTTTTCGTGCCGAAGCGATGCAAACCGCTGTACCAGTAGGTACCGGTGGTATGGCGGCTATCCTAGGTTTAGATGATGCGACTGTCATCAAAGTTTGCGCCGAAGCTAGTGCTGCATCTGGTGGCGTAGTTGAGGCAGTCAATTTCAATGCCCCTGGTCAGGTGGTAATCGCTGGCGCAAGTGATGCGGTAACAAAAGCATGTGAATTATTAAAAGCGGCTGGTGCTAAACGTGCGCTGCCGTTGCCGGTGTCTGCGCCATTTCACTCTTCTTTATTACAACCAGCTTCTGAAAAACTCAAAGACTACTTGGCTAATATCGAATTTAAGACGCCAACGATTGCTGTAATCAATAACGTTGATGTAGAAATTTTGGATGATCCAGCATCCATTAAGGACGCGCTGGTTCGTCAAGCTGCTAAACCAGTGCGTTGGCAAGAAACGATTCAAGCAATGGCTGCGCAAGGTATCACTCAAGTAGTAGAGTGCGGCCCAGGTAAGGTGTTGGCGGGTCTCACCAAGCGCATCAACGATCAAGTGACGGGCGTGCCAGTTTTTGATGAGGCTAGCTTGAATGAAGTCTTGGCAAGCTTGCAATAA
- the fabG gene encoding 3-oxoacyl-ACP reductase FabG produces MNLDLSGQIALVTGASRGIGQAIADELVKCGAKVIGTATSESGAKAIDDRLKASGGAGLLLNVTAPNACEEIIDRIVKDFGGINILVNNAGITRDNLAMRMKSEEWTDVIDTNLSSVFRLSQAVLRPMMKVRGGRIINITSIVGHMGNAGQANYAAAKAGVSGMTRALAREIGSRNITVNCVAPGFIDTDMTRALSEEQQNALKVNIPLARLGSPEDVAQAVAFLASPAAGYVTGNTLHVNGGLYLA; encoded by the coding sequence ATGAATCTCGACTTAAGTGGACAAATTGCCTTAGTAACTGGCGCCTCGCGCGGTATTGGACAGGCAATTGCGGATGAATTAGTGAAGTGTGGTGCTAAGGTGATTGGTACCGCTACTTCAGAGAGTGGTGCAAAAGCAATTGATGATCGCTTAAAAGCTTCTGGTGGTGCAGGTTTGTTACTCAATGTCACCGCACCAAATGCCTGTGAAGAAATTATTGATCGGATTGTGAAAGATTTTGGCGGTATCAATATTTTGGTCAACAACGCTGGCATTACTCGCGATAACTTGGCTATGCGCATGAAGTCTGAAGAGTGGACCGACGTGATTGATACCAACCTAAGCTCAGTTTTCCGTTTATCTCAAGCTGTTTTGCGTCCTATGATGAAAGTACGTGGTGGCCGCATTATCAATATCACTTCTATCGTCGGTCATATGGGTAACGCAGGACAGGCAAATTACGCCGCTGCAAAAGCGGGTGTTTCAGGGATGACACGTGCTTTGGCTCGTGAAATTGGTAGTCGCAACATCACCGTCAATTGCGTGGCACCTGGGTTTATCGATACTGATATGACCCGTGCTTTGAGCGAAGAGCAGCAAAATGCCCTAAAAGTGAACATTCCACTAGCCCGATTGGGAAGTCCGGAGGATGTTGCCCAAGCGGTAGCGTTTTTGGCCTCTCCAGCAGCTGGTTACGTCACGGGCAATACCCTCCACGTCAATGGCGGGCTCTATTTAGCCTAA
- the acpP gene encoding acyl carrier protein, with the protein MDNIEQRVKKIVAEQLGVAEGDIKNESSFVNDLGADSLDTVELVMALEDEFGIEIPDEEAEKITTVQLAIDFAKSKAQG; encoded by the coding sequence ATGGACAACATCGAACAACGCGTTAAGAAAATCGTCGCTGAGCAATTGGGCGTCGCTGAAGGAGATATCAAAAATGAATCTTCTTTCGTGAACGACTTGGGCGCTGACTCTCTTGACACTGTTGAGCTGGTTATGGCTTTGGAAGATGAATTCGGCATCGAAATTCCTGATGAGGAAGCTGAAAAGATCACCACAGTTCAGCTCGCGATCGACTTCGCTAAATCAAAAGCTCAGGGTTAA
- the fabF gene encoding beta-ketoacyl-ACP synthase II, producing MSALNGRRRVVVTGLGLISPVGNSVDVAWSNLLEGKSGIATITKFDHTPLSVHFAGEVKDFNVEEYVSAKEARHMDTFIHYGIAAGTQAIRDSGLEVTEQNAERIGVMVGSGIGGLPMIEETGAELLARGPRRISPFFVPGSIINMISGHLSILFGLKGPNVAAVTACTTGLHSIGLAARLIQYGDADVMVAGGAESTISALGVGGFASARALSTRNDDPATASRPWDKDRDGFVLGEGAGVVVLEEYEHAKARGAKIYCELLGFGMSGDAYHMTAPNMDGPRRCMVNAMRDAGLNPDQIQYLNAHGTSTPLGDKNETDAIKAALGDHAKKALINSTKSMTGHLLGGAGGLESVFTILALHNQKSPPTINIFNQDPECDLDYCANTARDVKIDHAVKNNFGFGGTNGTLIFGKLT from the coding sequence GTGTCAGCATTAAATGGCCGACGCCGGGTAGTAGTCACCGGCCTTGGCCTCATCTCACCTGTCGGTAATTCAGTTGACGTAGCTTGGTCTAATTTGCTGGAAGGCAAATCAGGTATTGCTACGATCACCAAGTTTGACCACACTCCACTGAGCGTTCATTTCGCTGGAGAGGTGAAAGATTTCAATGTTGAAGAATATGTTTCTGCCAAAGAGGCGCGCCATATGGATACCTTTATCCATTACGGCATCGCTGCTGGTACGCAAGCTATTCGCGACAGCGGTCTAGAAGTTACAGAGCAAAACGCAGAGCGCATTGGTGTCATGGTTGGCTCTGGCATTGGCGGCTTGCCAATGATTGAGGAGACTGGCGCTGAGCTATTGGCTCGCGGCCCTCGTCGTATCTCACCATTCTTTGTTCCAGGCTCCATCATTAATATGATTTCTGGGCACCTCAGTATTTTGTTTGGTCTCAAAGGCCCAAACGTTGCTGCGGTAACAGCATGCACGACTGGATTGCACAGTATTGGTTTGGCTGCGCGTTTAATTCAGTACGGTGATGCTGATGTGATGGTTGCCGGAGGTGCTGAATCCACCATTTCTGCCTTAGGAGTTGGTGGCTTTGCTTCTGCGAGAGCGCTCTCTACTCGCAATGATGATCCTGCAACCGCATCACGTCCTTGGGATAAAGACCGTGATGGTTTTGTTCTCGGTGAAGGTGCTGGTGTTGTTGTGCTTGAAGAGTACGAACACGCTAAAGCGCGCGGCGCGAAAATTTATTGCGAATTACTTGGCTTTGGCATGAGTGGTGATGCGTATCACATGACCGCTCCCAATATGGATGGCCCACGTCGTTGCATGGTGAACGCAATGCGCGATGCTGGTTTAAATCCAGATCAAATTCAGTATTTGAATGCGCACGGCACCTCAACGCCTTTGGGTGATAAGAATGAAACCGATGCAATCAAAGCGGCATTGGGCGACCACGCTAAGAAGGCTTTAATTAACTCCACCAAGTCGATGACTGGTCACCTTTTGGGTGGCGCGGGCGGTTTGGAGTCTGTTTTCACGATTTTGGCTCTCCACAACCAGAAATCTCCACCCACCATCAATATCTTCAATCAAGATCCTGAGTGTGATTTGGACTACTGCGCCAATACCGCTAGGGATGTGAAAATTGATCACGCAGTCAAAAACAACTTTGGCTTTGGTGGTACTAACGGCACCTTGATTTTTGGTAAGCTGACCTAA